The following are encoded together in the Microterricola viridarii genome:
- a CDS encoding ABC transporter permease yields the protein MSRLFTELVGALSEAWQELRIHRTRVMLSLIGVAVAVCAITTVVGVAGIAQQAMTENNERWGGRPATIKVSVSTADGTAPDSEQMNALWDASLERYGIDYAGRISYGPAHVQFATGAVEVQVQAVDPSYAQMHRLQIDQGTWFAADDAQRLAPAIVVNEVFWQRLGSPDLSSNPTVQLIGQSPATAVVVGVHRSQSWETDPTMYMLTDAYVGLGGPVSSYGQQTEYEMWIPAELSDQIQAALKSDLEAGLGEKYFVNLYRSDAGAYDDDPLLPLKLTVGGIAALVLLLGALGLVNIAMVTVKQRIREIGIRRSFGATAGRVFFAVMLESVVATVAAGVVGVMLAIFIVKSPMVENLIGQGMISDFPPFPIEAALLGLGAATVVGALAGLMPALVAVRVKVIDAIRY from the coding sequence ATGAGCCGGCTGTTCACCGAACTGGTCGGCGCCCTCTCCGAGGCGTGGCAGGAACTGCGCATCCACCGCACCCGCGTGATGCTCTCGCTCATCGGAGTGGCGGTCGCGGTCTGCGCCATCACCACCGTCGTCGGTGTTGCCGGCATCGCCCAGCAGGCCATGACCGAGAACAACGAGCGGTGGGGCGGCCGGCCTGCGACGATCAAGGTCTCAGTCTCGACGGCCGACGGCACCGCGCCCGATTCCGAGCAGATGAACGCGCTCTGGGATGCGAGTCTGGAACGCTACGGCATCGACTACGCCGGTCGCATCAGCTACGGACCGGCCCACGTGCAGTTCGCCACGGGAGCGGTGGAGGTGCAGGTGCAGGCCGTCGACCCGAGTTACGCCCAGATGCACCGCCTGCAGATCGACCAGGGCACCTGGTTCGCCGCCGATGACGCCCAGCGCCTGGCGCCGGCAATCGTCGTGAACGAGGTGTTCTGGCAGCGCCTCGGCTCGCCGGATCTCAGCAGCAATCCCACGGTGCAGTTGATCGGCCAATCGCCGGCGACCGCCGTCGTCGTCGGAGTTCACCGTTCGCAGAGCTGGGAGACGGACCCGACGATGTACATGCTGACCGACGCATATGTCGGACTCGGCGGCCCGGTGAGCTCCTACGGCCAGCAGACCGAGTACGAGATGTGGATCCCGGCCGAGCTGAGTGATCAGATCCAAGCCGCGCTGAAGAGCGACTTGGAGGCGGGGCTCGGCGAGAAGTACTTCGTCAACCTGTACCGCAGCGATGCCGGCGCCTACGACGACGACCCGCTGCTCCCGCTCAAGCTCACCGTCGGCGGAATCGCGGCCCTCGTGCTGCTGCTCGGCGCGCTCGGCCTCGTCAACATCGCCATGGTCACGGTGAAACAGCGCATCCGTGAGATCGGCATTCGGCGCAGCTTCGGGGCGACCGCCGGCCGGGTGTTCTTCGCGGTGATGTTGGAGAGCGTCGTGGCCACCGTCGCGGCCGGCGTCGTGGGCGTGATGCTCGCCATCTTCATCGTGAAATCGCCCATGGTCGAAAACCTGATCGGGCAGGGCATGATCTCCGACTTCCCGCCGTTCCCGATCGAGGCGGCGCTGCTCGGACTCGGCGCAGCGACCGTCGTCGGCGCGCTGGCCGGGCTGATGCCCGCCCTGGTCGCCGTGCGGGTCAAGGTGATCGACGCGATCCGCTACTGA
- a CDS encoding ABC transporter ATP-binding protein, with product MTLLHLEAVTKTVPLPDAAPLTILHGIDLEVSSGDRLSIVGRSGSGKSTLLNLLGLLDSPSTGTLTFDGRPAKKFSSAERDRVRGRDIGFIFQQFNLLQGRTARENVMTPLLYATGKQFWKRSTLAAEMLERVGLGHRIDTMPEKLSGGEQQRVAIARALVRGPRLILADEPTGALDVETGASVMALLDDVALSTGAALVTITHDPAIADLASRHLLLDHGRLSTVRDDGRPNDLVAVSRRLPHAPQPAASEIGHSGVAQGVGA from the coding sequence GTGACGCTGCTGCACTTAGAGGCGGTCACGAAGACGGTTCCGCTGCCGGATGCCGCACCGCTCACCATCCTGCACGGCATCGACCTCGAGGTCTCCTCCGGCGACAGGCTCTCCATCGTCGGGCGCTCCGGCTCCGGCAAGTCCACCCTGCTCAACCTGCTCGGCCTGCTGGACAGCCCGTCCACCGGCACCCTCACCTTCGACGGCCGGCCCGCCAAGAAGTTCTCCTCTGCCGAGCGAGACCGGGTGCGGGGGCGCGATATCGGTTTCATCTTCCAACAGTTCAACCTGTTGCAGGGCCGCACCGCCCGCGAGAACGTGATGACCCCGCTGCTGTACGCCACCGGCAAGCAGTTCTGGAAGCGCTCAACGCTGGCCGCCGAGATGCTCGAGCGGGTCGGCCTCGGCCACCGCATCGACACCATGCCGGAGAAGCTCTCCGGTGGCGAGCAGCAGCGCGTGGCGATCGCCCGCGCCCTGGTGCGCGGGCCGCGCCTGATCCTCGCCGACGAGCCGACCGGCGCGCTCGACGTCGAGACGGGCGCCAGCGTGATGGCGCTGCTCGACGACGTGGCACTCTCCACCGGGGCCGCGCTCGTCACGATCACCCACGACCCGGCCATCGCCGACCTGGCGAGCCGGCACCTGCTGCTCGACCACGGCCGATTGAGCACGGTCAGGGATGACGGCCGGCCGAACGACCTCGTCGCGGTCAGTAGAAGGCTTCCGCACGCGCCGCAGCCGGCGGCATCCGAGATCGGCCACTCGGGCGTCGCCCAGGGGGTCGGCGCATGA
- a CDS encoding efflux RND transporter periplasmic adaptor subunit: MGIARKWIFPIIRMLLLAALAVALVKIAFFPDNAETGPSAQPSGQVTQPEIAAALGDITNEVTLKGNVAADPAVAVKATGIGAVDEVFVSVGQWVDEGTKLYDIKVVTVPEPVEGVGPDGLPTVTQGKPVTSFAEVFAPISGTLTSLSVLSGQQVAVGDTTGQVAPSSFSVTGALSPEQQYRLVSKPTEALIAITGGPAPFQCTGLTISTPLQGASPDPAEGAGAPAGGSGTTVRCAVPAEVTVFAGLAADITIAAGSAEGVLTVPTTAVKGAAGSGIVWAVLPDGGNEERPVELGLNNGTMVEITAGLAEGDMVLEFVPGAPAQSGDGCMPMPDGSVVCSDAVVSK; this comes from the coding sequence GTGGGCATCGCACGCAAGTGGATCTTTCCGATCATCCGGATGTTGTTGTTGGCCGCGTTGGCGGTGGCACTCGTGAAGATCGCGTTCTTCCCGGACAACGCAGAGACGGGGCCGTCGGCGCAGCCGTCTGGCCAAGTCACGCAGCCGGAGATCGCCGCGGCGCTCGGCGACATCACGAACGAGGTCACGTTGAAGGGCAACGTCGCCGCCGACCCGGCCGTCGCCGTGAAGGCGACGGGGATCGGCGCGGTCGACGAGGTGTTCGTCTCGGTGGGCCAGTGGGTGGATGAGGGAACCAAGCTCTACGACATCAAGGTCGTCACCGTTCCGGAGCCGGTGGAGGGCGTTGGCCCCGACGGCCTCCCGACGGTCACGCAGGGCAAGCCCGTCACCAGCTTCGCGGAAGTCTTCGCCCCGATCAGCGGCACGCTGACGTCGCTGAGCGTGCTCTCCGGCCAGCAGGTGGCCGTCGGCGACACGACCGGCCAGGTCGCCCCGTCGAGCTTCTCGGTGACCGGCGCGCTCAGCCCCGAACAGCAGTACCGTCTGGTCAGCAAGCCCACCGAGGCGTTGATCGCGATCACCGGCGGGCCGGCACCGTTCCAGTGCACCGGGCTCACGATCTCCACCCCGCTGCAGGGGGCCAGCCCCGACCCCGCAGAGGGAGCGGGCGCCCCGGCCGGCGGCTCCGGAACGACGGTGCGCTGCGCCGTGCCCGCCGAGGTGACGGTGTTCGCCGGCCTCGCCGCCGACATCACGATCGCGGCCGGGAGCGCAGAGGGTGTGCTCACCGTGCCGACGACCGCCGTCAAGGGTGCAGCCGGTTCCGGCATCGTCTGGGCGGTGCTGCCGGATGGCGGCAACGAAGAGCGGCCCGTCGAACTCGGCCTGAACAACGGCACGATGGTCGAGATCACCGCCGGCCTCGCCGAGGGCGACATGGTGCTCGAATTCGTGCCTGGCGCCCCCGCCCAGTCCGGCGACGGCTGCATGCCGATGCCCGATGGCAGCGTCGTGTGTTCAGATGCGGTCGTCAGCAAGTGA
- a CDS encoding ribonuclease J encodes MPNDVYAPAPLQPGTLRITPIGGLGEIGRNMTTFEIDGKILIVDCGVLFPEEHQPGVDLILPDFSSIKDRLDDIVGVVLTHGHEDHIGAVPYLLRLRADIPLIGSTLTLALIEAKLKEHRIKPYTLNVAEGQMEALGPFDLEFVAVNHSIPDALAVVIHSVAGTVLATGDFKMDQLPLDGRLTDLREFARLGKSGVDVFLVDSTNADVPGFTTPERSIGPVLDQVISKATKKVVVASFSSHVHRVQQVLDAAHANGRRVALLGRSMVRNMTIAAELGYLKVPAGVLVDYKKAGDIPDNKIVYMSTGSQGEPMAVLSRMANRDHQISVGEGDTVILASSLIPGNENAVYRIIDGLTKLGANVVHKGNAKVHVSGHAAAGELLYCYNILQPKNVLPVHGEHRHLYANAQLAMQTGIPEENVFLGEDGSVYDLKAGVMTQVGQLDLGYVYVDGSTVGEITDADLKDRRILGEEGFISVIVVVDASTGKIVVGPEIHAKGFAEDDKIFDAVKPKIAAALTEAAQNGVRDTHALGQVVRRTVGRWVNVSYRRRPMIVPLVIEA; translated from the coding sequence ATGCCCAACGACGTCTACGCACCCGCACCGCTCCAGCCGGGAACGCTGCGCATCACCCCGATCGGCGGTCTCGGCGAGATCGGCCGCAACATGACCACGTTCGAGATCGACGGCAAGATCCTGATCGTCGACTGCGGCGTGCTGTTCCCCGAGGAGCACCAGCCCGGTGTCGACCTGATCCTGCCCGACTTCAGCTCGATCAAGGACCGCCTCGACGACATCGTCGGCGTCGTGCTCACGCACGGCCACGAGGACCACATCGGCGCGGTGCCCTACCTGCTGCGCCTGCGCGCCGACATCCCGCTGATCGGCTCCACCCTGACGCTCGCTCTCATCGAGGCGAAGCTCAAGGAACACCGCATCAAGCCGTACACGCTCAACGTCGCCGAAGGCCAGATGGAGGCCCTCGGCCCGTTCGACCTCGAGTTCGTCGCCGTGAACCACTCGATCCCCGACGCCCTCGCCGTCGTCATCCACTCGGTCGCCGGCACCGTGCTCGCCACCGGTGACTTCAAGATGGACCAGCTGCCGCTCGACGGTCGCCTCACCGACCTGCGCGAGTTCGCCCGCCTCGGCAAGAGCGGCGTCGACGTGTTCCTCGTCGACTCCACCAACGCCGACGTGCCCGGCTTCACCACGCCGGAGCGCTCCATCGGCCCGGTGCTCGACCAGGTCATCTCCAAGGCCACCAAGAAGGTCGTCGTCGCCAGCTTCTCCAGCCACGTGCACCGCGTGCAGCAGGTTCTGGATGCCGCCCACGCCAACGGCCGCCGCGTCGCCCTCCTGGGCCGCTCGATGGTGCGCAACATGACCATCGCCGCCGAGCTCGGCTACTTGAAGGTTCCGGCCGGCGTGCTGGTGGACTACAAGAAGGCCGGCGACATCCCGGACAACAAGATCGTCTACATGTCGACCGGTTCGCAGGGCGAGCCGATGGCCGTGCTCAGCCGCATGGCCAACCGCGACCACCAGATCTCGGTCGGCGAGGGCGACACCGTCATCCTGGCCTCCAGCCTGATCCCCGGCAACGAGAACGCGGTCTACCGCATCATCGACGGCCTCACCAAGCTGGGCGCCAACGTCGTGCACAAGGGCAACGCCAAGGTGCACGTCTCCGGCCACGCCGCCGCCGGCGAGCTGCTCTACTGCTACAACATCCTGCAGCCGAAGAACGTGCTGCCCGTGCACGGCGAGCACCGCCACCTCTACGCCAACGCGCAGCTGGCGATGCAGACCGGCATCCCCGAGGAGAACGTGTTCCTCGGCGAGGACGGCTCCGTCTACGACCTCAAGGCCGGCGTCATGACGCAGGTCGGCCAGCTCGACCTCGGCTACGTCTACGTCGACGGCTCCACCGTCGGTGAGATCACCGACGCCGACCTCAAGGACCGCCGCATCCTCGGCGAGGAGGGCTTCATCTCGGTCATCGTCGTCGTGGACGCCTCGACCGGCAAGATCGTCGTCGGCCCGGAGATCCACGCCAAGGGCTTCGCAGAAGACGACAAGATCTTCGACGCCGTCAAGCCGAAGATCGCCGCCGCGCTGACCGAGGCCGCCCAGAACGGCGTGCGCGACACCCACGCCCTCGGCCAGGTCGTGCGCCGCACGGTCGGTCGTTGGGTGAACGTCTCCTACCGCCGCCGACCCATGATCGTGCCGCTGGTCATCGAGGCCTAG
- the dapA gene encoding 4-hydroxy-tetrahydrodipicolinate synthase, whose product MSSSENPFGQVLVALVTPFTADGEVDWPAVEKHIDDVITAGADGIVVTGTTGETSTLTDPEKLRLVEVGKSVSAGRASIITGGGSNETAHAIELYKASEKAGADGIMIVTPYYNKPTQAGILTHFRMVADATDLPVILYDIPGRTGVPIKYETIMRLAKHPNILAVKDAKGDFSEVSRVLNQTDLMYFSGDDANVLPHLAIGATGLIGVTANIAPAPYRQMIDAVNAGDLGTATAAHKSLEPLVRAVMTHVPGTVAAKYILHGLGRIGSPRVRLPLVGPEEWEAAQIEDELDLVRDIPGLDLSNFRPDRNAAAGGALPKVAGTTR is encoded by the coding sequence GTGTCTTCTTCAGAAAATCCCTTCGGCCAGGTCCTCGTCGCGCTCGTGACCCCGTTCACCGCAGACGGTGAAGTCGACTGGCCCGCGGTAGAGAAGCACATCGATGACGTCATCACGGCCGGCGCCGACGGCATCGTCGTCACCGGAACCACCGGCGAAACGTCGACCTTGACCGATCCGGAGAAGCTGCGCCTGGTCGAGGTCGGAAAGTCTGTCTCAGCCGGCCGCGCCAGCATCATCACCGGCGGTGGCTCCAACGAGACCGCGCACGCGATCGAGCTGTACAAGGCCAGCGAGAAGGCCGGCGCCGACGGCATCATGATCGTCACGCCGTACTACAACAAGCCGACCCAGGCCGGAATCCTCACTCACTTCCGCATGGTCGCCGACGCCACCGACCTGCCCGTCATCCTCTACGACATCCCCGGCCGCACCGGCGTGCCGATCAAGTACGAGACGATCATGCGTCTGGCCAAGCACCCCAACATCCTCGCCGTGAAAGACGCCAAGGGTGACTTCAGCGAGGTCAGCCGGGTGCTCAACCAGACCGACCTGATGTACTTCTCCGGTGACGACGCCAACGTGCTGCCGCACCTGGCCATCGGCGCCACCGGCCTCATCGGCGTCACGGCCAACATCGCGCCGGCGCCGTACCGCCAGATGATCGACGCCGTCAACGCGGGCGACCTCGGCACGGCGACCGCCGCCCACAAGTCGCTGGAGCCGCTCGTGCGCGCCGTCATGACGCACGTGCCCGGCACCGTCGCGGCCAAGTACATCCTGCACGGCCTCGGCCGTATCGGCAGCCCCCGCGTGCGGCTGCCCCTCGTCGGACCCGAAGAGTGGGAGGCCGCGCAGATCGAGGATGAACTCGACCTCGTGCGCGACATCCCCGGTCTCGACCTCTCCAACTTCCGCCCCGACCGCAACGCAGCCGCCGGCGGCGCCCTGCCCAAGGTGGCCGGAACCACACGCTAG
- a CDS encoding type IV toxin-antitoxin system AbiEi family antitoxin domain-containing protein produces the protein MLTPSEVATQCRALGGVARTAELRARGASRHCLRLAVRDGSIERLRQGFYALPDISATRRAAIMHGGILGCASAAEAAGLWVMPFAGVHVWLTPTGHERAHDDCACVVHWSEALAFRRNRAVMTVPLALEQMAYCLGKEAFFVALESALHQHKISAEEISSLRALLPHGFDELFRLATVSAESGLESIMRYRLSLHGITVRGQISIPTVGRVDFVIDGWLIVEADGKGNHEGPEQRHRDHLRDAHAAALGYDTLRFDYALIMYDWPSVEAAILGRLRARAGRVVAG, from the coding sequence ATGTTGACCCCCAGCGAAGTTGCCACACAATGCCGTGCACTCGGAGGAGTCGCCCGAACGGCCGAGCTCCGGGCACGCGGTGCGAGCAGACACTGCCTGCGCCTCGCGGTACGCGATGGTTCCATTGAGCGATTGCGCCAAGGGTTCTATGCACTCCCGGATATCAGTGCGACACGGCGAGCCGCCATTATGCACGGCGGTATCCTCGGCTGCGCCTCCGCGGCCGAGGCCGCAGGTTTGTGGGTCATGCCGTTCGCGGGCGTGCACGTCTGGCTCACCCCGACCGGCCATGAGAGGGCCCACGACGATTGCGCGTGCGTGGTGCACTGGAGCGAGGCCCTGGCGTTCCGTCGCAATCGAGCTGTGATGACCGTGCCACTTGCGCTCGAACAGATGGCCTACTGCCTCGGCAAAGAGGCGTTCTTCGTGGCGCTGGAATCGGCGCTTCATCAACACAAGATCAGCGCTGAGGAGATCAGCTCGTTGCGTGCGCTACTGCCACACGGATTCGACGAGCTCTTCCGGCTTGCGACGGTTTCCGCAGAGAGCGGGCTGGAGTCGATCATGCGCTACCGTCTCTCGCTGCACGGCATCACCGTGCGCGGGCAAATATCGATCCCCACGGTCGGGCGGGTCGACTTCGTGATCGACGGGTGGCTGATCGTTGAGGCCGATGGGAAGGGCAACCACGAAGGGCCGGAGCAGCGGCACCGGGATCACCTCCGCGACGCACATGCCGCCGCGCTCGGTTACGACACCTTGCGCTTCGATTACGCGCTCATCATGTATGACTGGCCGAGCGTCGAGGCTGCGATCCTCGGCAGGTTGCGGGCACGAGCAGGCCGCGTGGTAGCCGGTTAG
- a CDS encoding dihydrofolate reductase translates to MTPVGLIWAQACGGVIGLNGVMPWHVPEDLAHFKAVTLGGAVVMGRKTWDSIPERFRPFAGRENIVVTRQPSWAAEGAHTAGSLADGVALAASLTPGERVWVIGGAEIFALALAGSGAEGFVVDTLEVTEIDSEVAGDTHAPQIDAGWAVQAIDPASGWHTSRTGLDYRFLSYARP, encoded by the coding sequence CTGACCCCGGTCGGCCTGATTTGGGCCCAGGCGTGCGGCGGGGTGATCGGCCTGAACGGCGTGATGCCCTGGCACGTGCCGGAGGACCTCGCCCACTTCAAGGCCGTCACGCTCGGCGGCGCCGTGGTGATGGGCCGCAAGACCTGGGACTCGATTCCTGAGCGCTTCCGGCCGTTCGCCGGCCGCGAGAACATCGTCGTCACCCGCCAGCCCAGCTGGGCGGCGGAGGGCGCCCACACGGCGGGCTCGCTGGCCGACGGCGTCGCCCTGGCGGCATCCCTGACCCCGGGGGAGAGGGTCTGGGTGATCGGCGGCGCCGAGATCTTCGCGCTGGCACTGGCCGGCAGTGGCGCCGAGGGCTTCGTCGTGGACACGCTCGAGGTCACCGAGATCGACTCGGAGGTCGCTGGCGATACCCACGCCCCGCAGATCGACGCCGGCTGGGCCGTGCAGGCGATCGATCCGGCATCCGGATGGCATACCTCACGCACGGGGCTGGACTACCGCTTCCTCAGCTACGCCCGCCCCTGA
- a CDS encoding thymidylate synthase, with amino-acid sequence MSATIPTPGIATPAISTPYEDLLREVLETGTQKTDRTGTGTRSVFGRQIRFNLAEGFPLITTKRVHFKSIAYELLWFLRGESNVGWLKEHGVKIWDEWADAAGDLGPVYGVQWRSWPTPSGEQIDQISEVIEQIKTNPDSRRLIVSAWNPADIPNMALAPCHALFQFYVADGKLSCQLYQRSADMFLGVPFNIASYALLTHMIAAQTGLEVGDFVWTGGDCHIYENHIEQVTEQLSREPYPYPTLEITAERPSVLDYEFEDFAVRDYQHHPAIRGAVAV; translated from the coding sequence GTGAGCGCGACGATCCCCACCCCCGGCATTGCCACCCCGGCCATTTCCACCCCGTACGAAGACCTGCTGCGTGAGGTGCTCGAGACCGGCACGCAGAAGACCGACCGCACCGGAACCGGAACGCGCAGCGTCTTCGGTCGCCAGATCCGTTTCAACCTGGCTGAGGGCTTCCCGCTGATCACCACCAAGCGGGTGCACTTCAAGTCGATCGCCTACGAGCTGCTCTGGTTCCTCCGCGGCGAGAGCAACGTCGGATGGCTCAAGGAGCACGGCGTGAAGATCTGGGACGAGTGGGCGGATGCCGCCGGCGACCTCGGCCCCGTCTACGGTGTGCAGTGGCGCTCCTGGCCGACACCGAGCGGCGAGCAGATCGACCAGATCTCCGAGGTGATCGAGCAGATCAAGACCAACCCGGATTCGCGCCGACTCATCGTCAGCGCCTGGAACCCGGCCGACATCCCGAACATGGCCCTGGCCCCGTGCCACGCCCTGTTCCAGTTCTACGTGGCCGACGGCAAGCTCAGCTGCCAGCTGTACCAGCGCAGCGCCGACATGTTCCTCGGCGTGCCGTTCAACATCGCCAGCTACGCGTTGCTCACCCACATGATCGCCGCCCAGACCGGCCTCGAGGTGGGCGACTTCGTCTGGACCGGCGGCGACTGCCACATCTACGAGAACCACATCGAGCAGGTCACCGAGCAGCTCAGCCGCGAGCCCTACCCCTACCCGACCCTCGAGATCACGGCCGAGCGGCCGAGCGTGCTCGACTACGAGTTCGAGGACTTCGCCGTGCGCGACTACCAGCACCACCCCGCCATTCGCGGCGCTGTCGCCGTATGA
- a CDS encoding TlpA family protein disulfide reductase, with amino-acid sequence MNWLPALIGALALLAASTALGLLWRARTGRARATAATSDSPALTPAELADAAGTPARFGERATLLQFSTEYCARCPQTRALLSHVAAEHDGVNTVEIDLGQRADLARRFNVLQTPTILILDAAGRVRTRIGGAPERDTLRHAIEQLSTQQNLGEDSHVAATR; translated from the coding sequence ATGAATTGGCTTCCAGCCCTGATCGGCGCCCTTGCCCTGCTCGCCGCGAGCACGGCGCTCGGCCTGCTCTGGCGTGCCAGGACGGGGCGCGCCAGGGCCACCGCGGCCACCTCGGATTCACCCGCACTGACCCCGGCCGAGCTGGCGGATGCCGCCGGCACCCCCGCGCGGTTCGGCGAGCGTGCCACGCTGCTGCAGTTCTCCACCGAGTACTGCGCGCGCTGCCCGCAGACCCGAGCGCTGCTCTCCCACGTCGCCGCGGAGCACGACGGCGTCAACACGGTCGAGATCGACCTGGGCCAGCGGGCCGACCTGGCCCGCCGCTTCAACGTGCTGCAGACGCCGACGATCCTGATCCTGGACGCGGCCGGCCGCGTGCGCACCCGCATCGGCGGGGCGCCGGAGCGCGACACCCTCAGACACGCCATCGAACAGCTGTCAACCCAGCAGAACCTCGGAGAGGACTCCCATGTCGCTGCCACCCGCTGA
- a CDS encoding DUF4395 domain-containing protein, producing MSLPPAEPGTAQATPAVTQADSRPSAPAGIDPRGPRFSAAITAVLLFGVVLLALSGAETAALLGLAVIAALFAWGAFAGVRRHPYGLLFQKLVRPRLAAPTEWEDPRPPTFAQGVGLVVTGIGVVLGLLGLPVAVGIAAAAAFIAAFLNAVFGYCLGCQIYVLLVRLRG from the coding sequence ATGTCGCTGCCACCCGCTGAGCCGGGCACCGCCCAGGCCACGCCCGCCGTCACGCAGGCCGACTCCCGGCCATCAGCCCCTGCCGGAATCGACCCGCGCGGGCCGCGCTTCAGCGCCGCCATCACCGCGGTACTGCTGTTCGGGGTGGTGCTGCTTGCGCTCTCCGGAGCCGAGACGGCCGCACTTCTCGGCCTCGCCGTGATCGCCGCCCTGTTCGCCTGGGGCGCCTTCGCCGGCGTCCGCCGCCACCCCTACGGCCTGCTGTTCCAGAAGCTCGTGCGGCCGCGGCTGGCGGCGCCGACCGAGTGGGAGGATCCCCGCCCGCCGACGTTCGCGCAGGGTGTCGGGCTGGTGGTGACCGGCATCGGCGTCGTGCTCGGTCTGCTCGGCCTGCCGGTCGCGGTCGGCATCGCCGCTGCCGCCGCTTTCATCGCGGCGTTCCTCAACGCGGTCTTCGGATACTGCCTCGGATGCCAGATCTACGTCCTGCTGGTGCGGCTGCGCGGATAG
- a CDS encoding OsmC family protein yields the protein MALTSEATTVWNGSLFEGSGTVTLDSSQAGEFPVNWKARSEGAPHTTNPEELLGAAHASCFSMAFSLALTQAGFTPTSIQTTAAVTFEAGKGVLGSHLLVNAVVPGIDEEEFHRIAEDAKSNCPISQALAGIPITLEADLA from the coding sequence ATGGCGCTCACCAGCGAAGCAACAACGGTATGGAACGGATCACTCTTCGAGGGATCGGGAACAGTCACACTGGACTCATCGCAGGCCGGGGAGTTCCCGGTGAACTGGAAGGCCCGTTCTGAGGGTGCCCCGCACACGACGAACCCCGAGGAACTGCTGGGCGCCGCTCACGCCTCCTGCTTCTCGATGGCGTTCTCGCTCGCTCTGACGCAGGCCGGCTTCACGCCGACCAGCATCCAGACGACCGCGGCCGTCACCTTCGAGGCCGGCAAGGGCGTGCTCGGCAGCCACCTGCTGGTGAACGCTGTCGTCCCCGGTATCGACGAGGAAGAGTTCCACCGCATCGCGGAGGACGCCAAGTCGAACTGCCCCATCTCACAGGCGCTCGCGGGGATCCCGATCACCCTCGAAGCCGACCTCGCTTAG
- a CDS encoding TIGR01777 family oxidoreductase, with translation MPRTRRQKESQLRVLISGASGLIGTELTRQLEATGHTVLRLVRRRPQAENEVNWAPTARILDFTLMNSVDAVVNLSGASLARLPWTADYRKQILSSRIETTHALTDAMRMASSPPPVFLSASAVGIYGDRPGERLTEESLRGSGFLADVVSAWEQAAHLAPEKTRVVTFRSGIVLGHGGALSRLETITKLGLGGPMGSGGQHWPWISLYDEAAAIRHLLTSQLSGPVNVVGPTPATADRISKSIASELHRPYRFAVPERLISLTMREAGDQLLLASAKVVPERLLADGFSFRHETAESAIADMLGR, from the coding sequence GTGCCCCGCACCCGACGCCAGAAGGAGTCGCAGCTGCGGGTGCTGATCTCCGGCGCGTCCGGGCTGATCGGCACGGAACTCACCCGCCAGCTCGAGGCGACGGGGCACACCGTGCTGCGCCTGGTGCGGCGGCGGCCGCAGGCCGAGAACGAGGTGAACTGGGCGCCGACCGCGCGCATCCTCGACTTCACCCTGATGAACAGCGTGGATGCGGTCGTCAATCTGTCTGGCGCCTCGCTCGCGCGGCTGCCCTGGACGGCGGACTACCGCAAGCAGATCCTGTCGTCCCGGATCGAGACCACCCACGCGTTGACGGATGCCATGCGCATGGCGTCCTCGCCGCCTCCCGTGTTCCTGAGCGCCTCGGCTGTCGGCATCTATGGTGACCGGCCGGGCGAGCGCCTGACCGAGGAGTCGCTGCGCGGCAGCGGATTCCTGGCCGACGTGGTGTCGGCCTGGGAGCAGGCCGCGCACCTGGCACCGGAGAAGACGCGCGTCGTCACGTTCCGCAGCGGCATCGTGCTTGGCCACGGCGGTGCGCTGAGCCGGCTCGAGACGATCACCAAGCTCGGCCTGGGCGGCCCGATGGGCAGCGGCGGCCAGCACTGGCCGTGGATCAGCCTGTACGACGAGGCGGCCGCCATCCGGCACTTGCTCACCTCGCAGCTGAGCGGGCCGGTCAACGTTGTCGGGCCGACCCCGGCAACCGCCGACCGCATCAGCAAGTCCATCGCCAGCGAGCTGCACCGGCCCTACCGCTTCGCCGTGCCGGAGCGGCTGATCTCGCTGACCATGCGTGAGGCCGGCGACCAGCTGCTGCTGGCCAGCGCCAAGGTGGTGCCGGAGCGGCTGCTCGCCGATGGTTTCAGCTTCCGGCACGAGACGGCCGAGTCGGCGATCGCCGACATGCTCGGGCGCTAG